A single genomic interval of Amycolatopsis albispora harbors:
- a CDS encoding SGNH/GDSL hydrolase family protein, whose translation MVSSVRKSTLPVWRALTVAIVAGLALLGFTIPASAATNYVALGDSYSSGLGAGSYGDSGSCKRSANAYPKLWASANGASLNFLACSGARTPDVLSQLDKVAAGTNVVTVSVGGNDAGFVDVMTDCTLGSDQACVDRVEEAKDYVNSTLPGLLNGVYTKIKQKAPNAKVYVLGYPRFYKVPGSCNVGLSDVKRAAINSGADALASVTSARARSAGFTFVDVRGVFTGHEICAADRWLHSLTWPVDESYHPTANGQKLGYLAALTAAAG comes from the coding sequence ATGGTCTCGTCCGTCCGAAAATCGACCCTGCCCGTTTGGCGAGCACTGACCGTGGCCATCGTCGCCGGTCTCGCCCTGCTCGGCTTCACGATCCCCGCGTCGGCCGCGACGAACTACGTGGCGCTCGGCGACTCCTACTCCTCCGGGCTCGGCGCCGGCAGTTACGGCGACTCGGGCTCCTGCAAGCGCAGTGCCAACGCCTATCCCAAGCTGTGGGCCAGTGCCAACGGCGCTTCGCTGAACTTCCTCGCCTGCTCTGGGGCGCGCACCCCGGACGTGCTCAGCCAGCTGGACAAGGTCGCCGCGGGCACCAACGTCGTCACCGTCTCGGTCGGCGGCAACGACGCGGGCTTCGTCGACGTGATGACCGACTGCACCCTCGGCTCCGACCAGGCCTGCGTCGACCGGGTCGAGGAAGCCAAGGACTACGTGAACAGCACGCTGCCCGGCCTGCTGAACGGCGTCTACACCAAGATCAAGCAGAAGGCGCCGAACGCGAAGGTGTACGTGCTCGGTTACCCGCGCTTCTACAAGGTGCCGGGTTCGTGCAACGTCGGCCTGAGCGACGTCAAGCGCGCGGCGATCAACTCCGGCGCCGACGCGCTCGCTTCGGTCACCTCCGCCAGGGCGAGGAGCGCCGGGTTCACCTTCGTCGACGTGCGCGGCGTGTTCACCGGGCACGAGATCTGCGCGGCCGACCGCTGGCTGCACAGCCTGACCTGGCCGGTGGACGAGTCGTACCACCCGACCGCGAACGGCCAGAAGCTCGGTTACCTCGCCGCGTTGACCGCGGCCGCCGGCTGA
- a CDS encoding acyl-CoA dehydrogenase family protein, translating into MIDFRLDEEYEALRKTVEDFARGEVAPVIGGYYEREEFPYELVAQMGRMGLFGLPFAEEFGGMGGDYFALCLALEELARIDSSVAITLEAGVSLGAMPIYRFGTQAQKEKWLPALCAGEALGAFGLTEPGGGSDAGATRTTAKLDGGEWVLNGSKSFITNSGTDITRVVTATAVTGEKEGGRKEISAILVPSGTPGFTVAPKYSKVGWNASDTHELSFSDCRVPEENLLGERGRGYAQFLSILDEGRVAIAALSVGLAQGCVDECVRYVGEREAFGHKIGTYQAIQFKIADMETRAHTARLAYYAAASKMLRGEPFKKEAAIAKLVSSNAAMDNAREATQIFGGYGFMNEFPVGRFYRDAKILEIGEGTSEVQRMLIARELGLR; encoded by the coding sequence ATGATCGATTTCCGGCTGGACGAGGAGTACGAGGCGCTGCGCAAGACCGTCGAGGACTTCGCGCGCGGCGAGGTGGCCCCGGTCATCGGCGGGTACTACGAACGGGAGGAGTTCCCGTACGAGCTCGTCGCGCAGATGGGCCGGATGGGGCTGTTCGGGTTGCCGTTCGCCGAAGAGTTCGGCGGCATGGGAGGGGACTACTTCGCGCTGTGCCTGGCTTTGGAGGAACTGGCGCGGATCGACTCGTCGGTGGCGATTACCCTGGAGGCCGGGGTTTCGCTCGGCGCGATGCCGATCTACCGGTTCGGTACCCAGGCGCAGAAGGAGAAGTGGCTGCCCGCGTTGTGCGCGGGGGAGGCGCTGGGCGCGTTCGGCCTGACCGAGCCGGGCGGCGGCTCGGACGCCGGTGCCACCCGCACCACCGCGAAACTGGACGGTGGGGAGTGGGTGCTCAACGGCAGCAAGTCGTTCATCACCAACTCGGGCACCGACATCACGCGCGTGGTCACCGCGACGGCCGTGACCGGTGAGAAGGAGGGCGGCCGCAAGGAGATCTCGGCGATCCTGGTGCCGTCGGGCACGCCGGGCTTCACGGTGGCGCCGAAGTATTCGAAGGTCGGCTGGAACGCCTCGGACACCCACGAGCTGTCGTTCTCCGACTGCCGGGTGCCGGAGGAGAACCTGCTGGGCGAGCGGGGCCGCGGGTACGCGCAGTTCCTGTCCATTTTGGACGAGGGACGGGTGGCGATCGCGGCGCTGAGCGTCGGCCTGGCGCAGGGTTGCGTGGACGAATGCGTGCGGTACGTGGGCGAGCGCGAGGCGTTTGGGCACAAGATCGGGACGTACCAGGCAATCCAGTTCAAGATCGCGGACATGGAGACGCGGGCCCACACCGCGCGCCTGGCCTACTACGCGGCGGCTTCGAAGATGCTGCGCGGCGAGCCGTTCAAGAAGGAGGCCGCGATCGCGAAACTGGTCTCCTCGAACGCGGCGATGGACAACGCGCGGGAGGCCACCCAGATCTTCGGCGGTTACGGGTTCATGAACGAGTTCCCCGTCGGCCGCTTCTACCGCGACGCGAAGATCCTGGAGATCGGGGAGGGCACGAGCGAGGTGCAGCGCATGCTCATCGCCCGGGAACTCGGCCTGCGCTGA
- a CDS encoding bifunctional o-acetylhomoserine/o-acetylserine sulfhydrylase: MTDGWSFETKQIHAGAVPDPATGARATPIYQTTSYVFRDSQHGADLFSLAEPGHIYTRINNPTQDVLEQRVAALEGGVAALAFASGTAATNAAILNLANSGDHFVSSPSLYGGTYNLFHHTLPKLGIEVSFVDDQDDIEQWKAAVRPNTKLFFAETLANPGSNVLDIRAVADAAHEAGVPLVVDNTIPTPYLLRPIEHGADVVVHSATKYLGGHGTTIAGLLVDGGTFDFGADPVKFPGFTEPDPSYHGLRYWEALGPGAYAAKARVQLLRDTGAAISPLNSFLILQGIETLSLRVERHVSNAKALAEWLEGRDEVEKVYYASLPSSPHFAAAQKYLPGGAGAVLSFDLRGGVEAGRKFVDGTELHSQLVNIGDVRSLIVHPASTTHSQLSPEEQLASGVTPGLVRLAVGLEGIEDLKADLEAGFRAAKAAL, translated from the coding sequence ATGACCGACGGCTGGTCCTTCGAAACCAAGCAAATCCACGCCGGCGCCGTGCCGGACCCGGCCACCGGCGCGCGAGCCACACCGATCTACCAGACCACCTCCTACGTCTTCCGCGACAGCCAGCACGGCGCCGACCTGTTCAGCCTCGCCGAACCGGGCCACATCTACACCCGGATCAACAACCCCACGCAGGACGTGCTCGAGCAGCGCGTCGCCGCGCTCGAAGGCGGCGTGGCGGCGCTGGCCTTCGCGTCGGGCACCGCGGCCACCAACGCGGCGATCCTGAACCTGGCGAACTCGGGCGACCACTTCGTCTCCAGCCCGTCGCTCTACGGCGGCACCTACAACCTGTTCCACCACACGCTGCCCAAGCTCGGCATCGAGGTCAGCTTCGTCGACGACCAGGACGACATCGAGCAGTGGAAGGCCGCGGTCCGCCCGAACACCAAGCTGTTCTTCGCCGAGACGCTGGCGAACCCGGGCAGCAACGTGCTCGACATCCGGGCCGTCGCGGACGCCGCGCACGAAGCCGGGGTGCCGCTGGTGGTGGACAACACCATTCCCACGCCGTACCTGCTGCGCCCGATCGAGCACGGCGCCGACGTGGTGGTGCACTCGGCGACCAAGTACCTCGGCGGCCACGGCACCACGATCGCCGGGCTGCTGGTCGACGGCGGCACCTTCGACTTCGGCGCGGACCCGGTGAAGTTCCCGGGGTTCACCGAGCCGGACCCGAGCTACCACGGGCTCAGGTACTGGGAGGCGCTCGGCCCCGGCGCGTACGCCGCGAAGGCACGTGTGCAGTTGCTGCGCGACACCGGCGCCGCGATTTCGCCGCTGAACAGTTTCCTCATCCTGCAAGGGATCGAGACGTTGTCGCTGCGGGTCGAGCGGCACGTGTCGAACGCCAAGGCGCTCGCGGAGTGGCTGGAAGGGCGTGACGAGGTGGAGAAGGTCTACTACGCCAGCCTGCCGTCGTCGCCGCATTTCGCGGCGGCCCAGAAGTACCTGCCCGGTGGTGCGGGCGCGGTGCTGTCGTTCGACCTGCGTGGCGGGGTCGAGGCTGGCCGCAAGTTCGTCGACGGCACCGAGTTGCACAGCCAGCTGGTGAACATCGGCGACGTGCGCAGCCTGATCGTGCACCCGGCGAGCACCACGCACAGCCAGCTGTCGCCGGAGGAGCAGCTCGCGTCCGGTGTGACGCCCGGCCTGGTGCGCCTGGCCGTGGGCCTGGAGGGCATCGAGGACCTGAAGGCCGATCTGGAAGCCGGGTTCAGGGCGGCCAAGGCGGCTCTGTGA
- a CDS encoding acetyl/propionyl/methylcrotonyl-CoA carboxylase subunit alpha, which translates to MFDTVLVANRGEIAVRVIGTLRRMGIRSVAVYSDADADARHVLEADVAVRIGPAEATRSYLSIPAIIGAARETGAQAVHPGYGFLAENAAFATACAEAGLVFIGPPVGAIEAMGDKIQAKRTVSAAGVPVVPGASDLDIPAGGFAAAAAEVGYPLLLKPSAGGGGKGMRLVEDPSELDGAVESARREAKASFGDDTLLLERFVTTPRHIEIQVLADGHGNVIHLGERECSLQRRHQKIIEEAPSVLLDEATRERMGASAVEAARAVGYSGAGTVEFIVSAKNSSEFFFMEMNTRLQVEHPVTEQVTGLDLVEWQVRVAAGEPLGVTQSDVRLTGHAVEARVYAEDPARGFIPTGGTVLRMVEPAGEGVRVDSGVRAGTEVGSNYDPMLAKVIAWGPDRAAALHRLDLALANTAVLGVGTNVRFLRALLADEDVREGRLDTGLVERNLADLTSGDVPAEFFVAAAMDRLLALWPTGSIVDPWDVPTGWRVGGGGGVTFRLRSGETEALVRVEGEPARATVSLDDAEPVAVSASRRDGRLELRYRGELHRYETASVDGGLWLARDGHSVLIGERPIMQLAHGEAAEAGPVVSPMPGTVLVVKVARGDVVTAGTPLLVVEAMKMEHTITAPIDGVVEELRVQAGQQVALDEALAVVTPQEDAQ; encoded by the coding sequence TTGTTCGACACGGTTCTGGTGGCCAACCGCGGGGAGATCGCCGTCCGGGTGATCGGCACGCTGCGGCGCATGGGCATTCGCTCGGTCGCGGTCTACAGCGACGCCGACGCCGACGCGCGGCACGTGCTGGAGGCCGACGTCGCGGTGCGGATCGGCCCGGCCGAAGCGACCCGCAGTTACCTGTCCATTCCCGCGATCATCGGCGCGGCAAGGGAAACCGGCGCGCAGGCGGTGCACCCCGGATACGGCTTCCTCGCCGAGAACGCCGCGTTCGCCACCGCGTGCGCCGAGGCCGGGCTGGTGTTCATCGGCCCGCCGGTCGGCGCGATCGAGGCGATGGGCGACAAGATCCAGGCGAAGCGCACGGTCTCGGCGGCCGGGGTGCCGGTGGTGCCCGGGGCGTCCGATTTGGACATCCCGGCTGGCGGTTTTGCCGCCGCTGCCGCGGAAGTCGGCTACCCGTTGCTGCTCAAGCCGTCCGCCGGTGGTGGTGGCAAGGGCATGCGCCTGGTCGAAGATCCGTCCGAACTGGACGGTGCGGTGGAGTCGGCGCGCCGGGAGGCCAAGGCCTCCTTCGGTGACGACACTCTGCTGCTGGAACGGTTCGTCACCACACCGCGGCACATCGAAATCCAGGTGCTCGCCGACGGTCACGGCAACGTGATCCATCTCGGCGAGCGTGAATGCAGCCTGCAGCGGCGGCACCAGAAGATCATCGAAGAGGCGCCTTCGGTGCTGTTGGACGAGGCGACCCGGGAGCGGATGGGCGCGTCGGCGGTCGAGGCCGCGCGTGCCGTTGGCTACTCCGGCGCGGGCACCGTCGAGTTCATCGTTTCGGCCAAGAACTCCAGCGAGTTCTTCTTCATGGAGATGAACACTCGCCTCCAGGTGGAGCACCCGGTCACCGAGCAGGTCACCGGGCTGGACCTGGTGGAGTGGCAGGTGCGGGTGGCCGCCGGTGAGCCGCTGGGCGTGACGCAGTCCGACGTCCGGCTGACCGGGCACGCGGTGGAGGCCAGGGTCTACGCCGAGGATCCCGCGCGCGGCTTCATTCCGACCGGCGGCACCGTGCTGCGCATGGTGGAACCGGCCGGTGAGGGCGTTCGCGTGGATTCGGGGGTGCGTGCGGGCACCGAGGTCGGCTCGAACTACGACCCGATGCTGGCGAAGGTGATCGCCTGGGGGCCGGATCGCGCGGCCGCGCTGCACCGGCTGGACCTGGCGCTGGCGAACACCGCGGTGCTCGGCGTCGGCACGAACGTGCGGTTCCTGCGCGCGTTGCTCGCCGACGAGGACGTGCGCGAAGGGCGGCTCGACACCGGGCTGGTCGAGCGGAATCTCGCCGACCTGACCTCGGGTGACGTGCCCGCCGAGTTCTTCGTCGCCGCCGCGATGGACCGCCTGCTCGCGCTCTGGCCCACGGGGTCCATTGTGGACCCGTGGGACGTGCCGACCGGCTGGCGCGTCGGCGGTGGCGGCGGGGTGACCTTCCGCCTGCGTTCCGGCGAGACCGAGGCGCTGGTGCGCGTCGAGGGTGAACCGGCGCGCGCGACGGTGAGCCTGGACGACGCCGAACCGGTCGCCGTGTCGGCGTCCCGCCGCGACGGGCGGCTCGAACTGCGGTACCGGGGCGAGCTGCACCGGTACGAAACGGCTTCGGTCGATGGCGGGCTGTGGCTGGCCAGGGACGGCCATTCGGTGCTGATCGGTGAACGCCCGATCATGCAGCTGGCGCACGGTGAGGCCGCCGAGGCCGGGCCGGTGGTCAGCCCGATGCCCGGGACCGTGCTGGTGGTGAAGGTCGCGCGCGGGGACGTGGTCACCGCGGGCACCCCGCTGCTGGTGGTCGAGGCGATGAAGATGGAACACACGATCACCGCGCCGATCGACGGCGTGGTCGAAGAACTGCGCGTCCAGGCAGGCCAACAGGTCGCACTGGACGAAGCGCTTGCCGTGGTGACCCCGCAGGAGGACGCACAATGA
- a CDS encoding TetR/AcrR family transcriptional regulator encodes MPAHPTPLVHGEKASRREQILAAAAELFARHGFHGVGIDDIGAAVGISGPALYRHFRSKDAMLGEMLGSISRYLLDGGKELAEHRTGTDLLGALVKFHVDFALSQPALITVQERNLANLTDADRKQVRALQRQYVELWVDAIRATVPEVGETHARSSAHAVFGLINSTPHNRYLADEELAELLERLALGALRAAR; translated from the coding sequence ATGCCAGCGCACCCGACCCCGCTCGTGCACGGCGAGAAGGCCAGCAGACGCGAGCAGATACTGGCCGCGGCCGCCGAACTGTTCGCCAGGCACGGGTTCCACGGCGTGGGGATCGACGACATCGGCGCCGCCGTCGGCATCTCCGGTCCCGCGCTGTACCGGCACTTCCGCAGCAAGGACGCGATGCTCGGCGAGATGCTGGGCTCGATCAGCCGCTACCTGCTCGACGGTGGCAAGGAGCTGGCCGAGCACCGCACCGGCACCGACCTGCTCGGCGCGCTGGTGAAGTTCCACGTGGACTTCGCGCTCAGCCAGCCCGCGCTGATCACCGTGCAGGAGCGGAACCTGGCCAACCTCACCGACGCCGACCGCAAGCAGGTTCGCGCGCTCCAACGCCAGTACGTGGAGTTGTGGGTGGACGCGATCAGGGCGACCGTGCCCGAGGTCGGTGAAACCCACGCCCGGTCCTCGGCACACGCCGTGTTCGGCCTGATCAACTCGACCCCGCACAACCGCTATCTGGCTGACGAGGAACTGGCCGAGCTGCTCGAACGGCTGGCGCTCGGCGCACTCCGCGCGGCACGGTGA
- a CDS encoding SDR family oxidoreductase, which yields MARQARSLHGKVVVITGGAQGIGAKTAELLTGLGATVAIGDLDQVRAEKTAGELDALALPLDVTDTKGFSEFLDEVERRLGPIDVLINNAGIMPLAPLEDEDDSSTRRQLEINLHAVIHGTREAVRRMRPRGTGHIVNVASMAGKAGFPGAATYCATKHGVVGLSEAVHLELRDTGVDVSCVMPAIVRTELASGLPEARMIKSVSPEEVAAAIAEALRRPKFDVYVPRSLDVVGRFTRLLPRRAGEWISRSLGADKVLATAHADARAEYESRAASSAPSVGSDG from the coding sequence ATGGCCAGGCAAGCGCGTTCACTGCACGGCAAGGTCGTGGTGATCACCGGCGGTGCGCAGGGGATCGGCGCGAAGACCGCCGAGCTGCTCACCGGACTCGGCGCCACCGTCGCGATCGGTGACCTGGACCAGGTCCGGGCCGAGAAAACGGCCGGTGAGCTGGACGCGCTCGCCCTGCCGCTGGACGTCACCGACACCAAGGGCTTCAGCGAGTTCCTCGACGAGGTCGAACGGCGGCTCGGGCCGATCGACGTGCTGATCAACAACGCGGGCATCATGCCGCTCGCCCCGCTCGAAGACGAGGACGACAGCTCCACGCGGCGGCAGCTGGAGATCAACCTGCACGCGGTCATCCACGGCACCCGGGAGGCGGTCCGCCGGATGCGCCCGCGCGGCACCGGGCACATCGTGAACGTCGCGTCCATGGCGGGCAAGGCCGGTTTCCCCGGCGCGGCCACGTACTGCGCCACCAAGCACGGCGTGGTCGGGCTGTCCGAGGCCGTGCATCTCGAACTGCGGGACACCGGCGTCGACGTGTCGTGTGTGATGCCCGCCATCGTGCGCACCGAACTGGCCAGCGGCCTGCCGGAGGCACGCATGATCAAGTCGGTGTCGCCGGAGGAGGTCGCGGCGGCCATCGCCGAGGCGCTGCGGCGGCCGAAATTCGACGTGTACGTGCCGAGATCCCTCGACGTGGTCGGCCGGTTCACGCGCCTGCTGCCGCGGCGGGCCGGCGAGTGGATCTCGCGCTCGCTGGGCGCCGACAAGGTGCTGGCGACCGCGCACGCCGACGCCAGGGCCGAATACGAATCGAGGGCCGCGAGCAGCGCCCCATCGGTCGGTTCGGATGGTTAG
- the metX gene encoding homoserine O-acetyltransferase MetX — MTGAWREGDPPGRRRWVTHPGAFGLEGGGVLPGFSLAYETWGTLNGDRSNAVLVEHALTGDSHVAGPAGDGHPTAGWWDALVGPGRPLDTDEFFVVAPNVLGGCQGSTGPSSVDPDGRAFGSRFPALTIRDQVAAETVLADELGIARWAAVLGGSMGGMRALEWAAGYPERVASLLVLAAPAATSADQIAWASPQLHAITADPHWHGGDYHGTGESPDLGLGVARRIAHVTYRSETELAQRFGRTPQGDGRFAVESYLDHHAAKLAARFDAGSYVVLTRSMNSHDVGRNRGGVAAALSRVTARTVAAGISSDRLYPPAQPAELAAGIRGAESAVIDSPYGHDAFLIETAQVAALLKPLLT; from the coding sequence GTGACCGGTGCCTGGCGCGAGGGTGATCCACCGGGCCGTCGCCGGTGGGTCACCCATCCCGGTGCGTTCGGGCTGGAGGGCGGTGGGGTGCTGCCCGGTTTCTCGCTGGCGTACGAAACCTGGGGCACGCTGAACGGCGACCGGTCGAACGCGGTGCTGGTCGAGCACGCGCTGACCGGTGACAGCCACGTCGCCGGCCCGGCCGGTGACGGTCACCCGACCGCGGGCTGGTGGGACGCGCTGGTGGGGCCGGGGCGGCCGCTCGACACCGACGAGTTCTTCGTGGTGGCGCCGAACGTGCTGGGCGGCTGCCAGGGCTCGACCGGACCGTCCTCAGTGGACCCGGATGGCCGGGCCTTCGGCAGCCGGTTCCCGGCACTGACCATTCGCGACCAGGTCGCCGCGGAAACCGTGCTGGCCGACGAACTCGGCATCGCGCGGTGGGCGGCGGTGCTGGGTGGGTCGATGGGCGGGATGCGGGCGCTGGAATGGGCGGCCGGGTACCCGGAACGGGTGGCTTCGCTGCTGGTGCTCGCGGCGCCGGCGGCGACTTCGGCGGACCAGATCGCCTGGGCATCGCCGCAGCTGCACGCGATCACCGCGGATCCGCACTGGCACGGCGGTGACTACCACGGCACCGGCGAGAGTCCGGACCTCGGCCTCGGGGTGGCGCGGCGGATCGCGCACGTCACCTACCGCAGTGAAACGGAACTGGCCCAGCGCTTCGGGCGTACCCCGCAGGGTGACGGCCGGTTCGCCGTGGAGTCCTATTTGGACCACCACGCGGCGAAGCTGGCGGCGCGCTTCGACGCGGGGAGCTACGTGGTGCTGACCCGGTCGATGAATTCGCACGATGTGGGACGAAACCGGGGCGGCGTGGCGGCGGCGCTGTCCAGGGTCACCGCGCGGACGGTCGCCGCGGGCATCTCCAGCGACCGGCTCTACCCGCCGGCGCAACCGGCCGAGCTGGCGGCGGGCATCCGTGGCGCGGAGTCCGCCGTGATCGACTCGCCGTACGGCCACGACGCCTTCCTGATCGAAACCGCGCAGGTCGCCGCCCTGCTGAAGCCGCTACTGACGTAG
- a CDS encoding GNAT family N-acetyltransferase: MSELKFRPGGEQDAGHLLDMFDGAVAWMNARGNTQQWGTEPWSSVPKRVERVRGMAAGGNLVMAEIDGVPAGAIILDPGPPEHVPAVDEPEIYLGLLITARAFTGRRVGAELIRYALAEAAARGIGLVRVDCYAGGDGSLVRYYERQGFRKTVTFDYHGWPGQVFEQRVGDGRAASPG, from the coding sequence GTGAGTGAACTGAAGTTCCGCCCTGGGGGCGAGCAAGACGCCGGGCACCTGCTCGACATGTTCGACGGGGCCGTGGCCTGGATGAACGCCCGCGGCAACACGCAGCAGTGGGGCACCGAACCGTGGTCGTCGGTGCCGAAGCGGGTCGAGCGCGTGCGGGGCATGGCGGCCGGCGGCAACCTGGTGATGGCCGAGATCGACGGCGTGCCCGCGGGCGCGATCATTCTCGACCCCGGTCCGCCCGAGCACGTGCCCGCGGTCGACGAGCCGGAGATCTACCTCGGCCTGCTGATCACCGCGCGTGCCTTCACCGGCCGCCGCGTCGGTGCCGAGTTGATCCGGTACGCGCTCGCCGAGGCGGCCGCGCGCGGGATCGGCCTGGTGCGCGTCGACTGCTACGCCGGTGGTGACGGCAGCCTGGTCCGCTACTACGAGCGGCAGGGCTTCCGCAAAACGGTCACCTTCGACTACCACGGCTGGCCGGGCCAGGTCTTCGAGCAACGAGTGGGGGATGGACGCGCGGCCTCGCCGGGGTGA
- a CDS encoding carboxyl transferase domain-containing protein, producing MDTPVLSSSADPRSEDYARYATGHAELAEDLRKRIGQARLGGPEKARIRHVERGKLLPRDRVDALLDPGSPFLELSPLAATGLYDDEAPAAGIITGVGRVSGRECVIVANDATVKGGTYYPMTVKKHLRAQEVALHNNLPCLYLVDSGGAFLPRQDEVFPDREHFGRIFYNQATMSARGIPQIAAVLGSCTAGGAYVPAMSDEAVIVRNQGTIFLGGPPLVKAATGEVVTAEELGGGDVHARQSGVTDHLATDDAHALRIVRSIVSTLGPRSPRPWEVRPVEPPAVDPAQLYGVVPTDSRTPYDVREVIARIVDGSRFAEFKKEYGNTLVTGFAHVHGHPVGIIANNGVLFAESAMKGAHFIELCDKRSIPLLFLQNITGFMVGRAYEAGGIAKHGAKMVTAVACARVPKLTVIIGGSFGAGNYSMCGRAYSPRFLWMWPNARISVMGGEQAASVLSTVRRDAIEGRGGEWSTEDEEAFKDPIREQYEEQGSPYYSTARLWDDGVIDPADTRTVVGLALSAAANAPLEDVSYGVFRM from the coding sequence ATGGACACCCCGGTGCTGAGCAGTTCCGCCGATCCGCGGAGCGAGGACTACGCCCGATACGCCACCGGCCACGCCGAGCTGGCCGAGGACCTGCGCAAGCGGATCGGCCAGGCCCGGCTGGGCGGCCCGGAGAAGGCGCGCATCCGGCATGTGGAACGCGGCAAGCTGCTGCCACGCGATCGGGTGGACGCGCTGCTCGACCCCGGCTCGCCGTTCCTGGAGCTGTCCCCGCTGGCGGCCACCGGGCTCTACGACGACGAGGCACCGGCCGCCGGCATCATCACCGGCGTCGGCCGCGTGTCCGGCCGCGAGTGCGTGATCGTCGCCAACGACGCCACGGTCAAGGGCGGCACCTACTACCCGATGACGGTGAAGAAGCACCTGCGCGCGCAGGAAGTCGCGCTGCACAACAACCTGCCGTGCCTCTACCTGGTCGACTCCGGCGGCGCCTTCCTGCCGCGCCAGGACGAGGTCTTCCCGGACCGCGAGCACTTCGGCCGCATCTTCTACAACCAGGCGACCATGTCCGCCCGCGGCATCCCGCAGATCGCCGCCGTGCTCGGTTCGTGCACCGCGGGCGGCGCCTACGTGCCCGCGATGAGCGACGAAGCCGTGATCGTGCGGAACCAGGGCACCATCTTCCTCGGCGGCCCGCCGCTGGTGAAGGCGGCGACCGGCGAGGTGGTCACCGCCGAGGAACTGGGCGGCGGCGACGTGCACGCCCGCCAGTCCGGCGTCACCGATCACCTGGCCACCGACGACGCGCACGCGCTGCGCATCGTCCGCTCGATCGTGTCCACGCTCGGCCCGCGCAGCCCGCGCCCGTGGGAGGTGCGCCCGGTCGAGCCGCCCGCGGTCGACCCGGCGCAGCTCTACGGCGTGGTGCCGACCGATTCGCGCACCCCGTACGACGTGCGCGAGGTGATCGCCAGGATCGTCGACGGCAGCCGGTTCGCCGAGTTCAAGAAGGAGTACGGCAACACGCTGGTCACCGGGTTCGCGCACGTGCACGGTCACCCGGTCGGCATCATCGCGAACAACGGCGTGCTCTTCGCCGAGTCCGCGATGAAGGGCGCGCACTTCATCGAGCTGTGCGACAAGCGCTCGATCCCGCTGCTGTTCCTGCAGAACATCACCGGCTTCATGGTCGGCCGCGCCTACGAGGCCGGCGGCATCGCCAAGCACGGCGCGAAGATGGTCACCGCGGTGGCCTGCGCGCGGGTGCCGAAGCTGACGGTGATCATCGGCGGCTCGTTCGGCGCCGGCAACTACTCGATGTGCGGGCGCGCGTATTCACCGCGGTTCCTGTGGATGTGGCCGAACGCCCGGATTTCGGTGATGGGCGGTGAGCAGGCCGCGTCGGTGCTGTCCACGGTCCGGCGTGACGCGATCGAAGGCCGCGGCGGCGAGTGGTCCACAGAGGACGAAGAGGCGTTCAAGGACCCGATCCGCGAGCAGTACGAGGAGCAGGGCAGTCCCTACTACTCGACCGCGCGGCTCTGGGACGACGGCGTGATCGACCCGGCGGACACCCGCACGGTGGTCGGCCTCGCGCTCTCGGCGGCGGCCAACGCGCCGCTCGAAGATGTTTCCTACGGCGTTTTCCGGATGTGA
- a CDS encoding VOC family protein — translation MSVRGVSKIVVGVDDQQRAKHFWTELLGFSVAIDEPYGDSGERWLEVTTPDGETTLVLSPSPEDKRRWEVGGERPNTNFFFYADDLVSTYEELSAKGVEFPAKPSRQPWGWWSMFADPDGNRFPLVQR, via the coding sequence ATGTCAGTTCGCGGAGTCAGCAAGATCGTGGTCGGCGTGGACGACCAGCAGCGCGCGAAGCACTTCTGGACCGAGCTGCTCGGGTTTTCGGTGGCCATCGACGAGCCCTACGGGGATTCGGGTGAGCGGTGGCTCGAAGTGACCACTCCGGACGGTGAAACCACCCTGGTGCTCAGCCCGTCACCCGAGGACAAACGACGCTGGGAGGTCGGCGGCGAACGGCCCAACACCAATTTCTTCTTCTACGCCGACGACCTCGTCAGTACTTACGAAGAACTGTCGGCGAAGGGCGTCGAATTCCCGGCGAAACCGTCGCGGCAGCCGTGGGGCTGGTGGTCGATGTTCGCCGACCCCGACGGGAACCGGTTCCCGCTCGTCCAGCGCTGA